A DNA window from Schistocerca gregaria isolate iqSchGreg1 chromosome 2, iqSchGreg1.2, whole genome shotgun sequence contains the following coding sequences:
- the LOC126332302 gene encoding uncharacterized protein LOC126332302, translated as MKAALFFVAALVAVAVVQGQPEESTTAASQGEEQPSATIPAVRTSVAASYAEEDEDTICVQADNKFYLYANSLKLYSCYHLLPKVYVVKPKSLCKPVLSDCPKN; from the exons ATGAAGGCTGCTCTGTTCTTTGTTGCTG CACTGGTCGCAGTTGCGGTGGTCCAAGGACAACCAGAAGAGTCAACCACTGCCGCCAGCCAGGGTGAGGAACAGCCGTCCGCCACCATCCCGGCTGTGAGAACATCGGTGGCGGCGTCGTACGCGGAAGAAGACGAGGATACCATTTGTGTCCAGGCAGACAACAAGTTCTACTTGTATGCCAATTCACTGAAGCTGTATTCTTGCTACCACCTACTACCGAAGG TTTACGTGGTGAAACCAAAGAGTCTGTGTAAACCAGTCCTGTCAGACTGTCCCAAGAACTAG